One Luoshenia tenuis DNA window includes the following coding sequences:
- the guaA gene encoding glutamine-hydrolyzing GMP synthase: MYMERIILIDFGGQYTQLIARRVREAQVYCEILPYSTPLAQLEGADVKGYILAGGPASVYEAGAPRCDAGVLALGKPVLGICYGAQLMAQLLGGQVAHAESGEYGGVAITLEAGDPLFNGLEAQATCWMSHNDRIGQLPEGFHATAHTAHCPVGAMACPEKKLFAVQFHPEVRHTPFGQDMLKNYLYDICGCSGDWVVSGLVESMIADIRKTVGKGRVISGLSGGVDSAVASTLVHRAVGDQLTCVFVDHGLLRLNEAEEVLRVFRDEMGLNVVYVDAKDRFLSKLAGVTEPERKRKIIGEEFIRVFEEEAAKIGDSDFLVQGTIYPDVVESGVGNAQVIKSHHNVGGLPKDIKFRTVIEPLRSLFKDEVRALGLELGIDEKAVWRQPFPGPGLAIRILGDITQEKLDILRHSDAILREEIALAGLDREIWQYFTVFTGMRTVGVMGDGRTYDYIIGVRAVTSSDAMTVEFAEIPYPVMRRISNRIINEVSHVNRVVYDITSKPPGTIEWE; the protein is encoded by the coding sequence CTGTATATGGAACGCATTATTTTAATCGACTTTGGCGGCCAGTATACCCAGCTGATCGCCCGCCGTGTGCGCGAGGCACAGGTCTATTGTGAGATCCTGCCCTATAGCACGCCTCTGGCCCAGCTGGAGGGGGCGGATGTCAAAGGCTATATTCTGGCCGGCGGCCCGGCCAGCGTGTACGAGGCGGGCGCACCCCGCTGTGACGCTGGCGTGCTGGCCTTGGGCAAACCGGTGCTGGGCATCTGCTATGGCGCCCAGCTTATGGCCCAACTATTGGGCGGTCAGGTCGCCCATGCGGAAAGCGGCGAGTACGGCGGGGTCGCCATTACACTGGAAGCCGGCGACCCGCTCTTTAACGGTTTGGAAGCCCAGGCCACCTGTTGGATGAGCCATAACGACCGCATCGGTCAGCTGCCGGAGGGGTTCCACGCTACCGCCCATACGGCGCACTGTCCCGTGGGCGCCATGGCCTGTCCGGAAAAGAAGCTCTTTGCCGTACAGTTCCACCCCGAGGTGCGGCACACACCCTTTGGGCAGGATATGCTCAAAAATTATCTGTACGATATCTGCGGCTGCTCCGGCGATTGGGTGGTCTCCGGCCTCGTGGAAAGCATGATCGCCGACATCCGCAAAACCGTAGGCAAGGGCCGGGTAATCAGCGGCCTTTCCGGCGGCGTGGATTCCGCCGTGGCCTCTACCCTGGTGCACCGCGCCGTGGGCGATCAGCTCACCTGCGTATTTGTGGACCATGGCCTGCTGCGGCTGAATGAGGCCGAAGAGGTGCTGCGCGTCTTTCGGGATGAGATGGGACTGAACGTGGTCTATGTGGATGCTAAAGACCGGTTTTTGAGCAAATTGGCCGGCGTCACCGAGCCGGAGCGCAAGCGTAAGATCATCGGCGAGGAGTTCATCCGCGTATTTGAAGAGGAAGCCGCCAAGATCGGCGACTCTGATTTTTTGGTCCAGGGCACGATCTATCCGGATGTGGTGGAAAGCGGCGTAGGCAACGCCCAGGTCATCAAGTCCCACCACAATGTAGGTGGGCTGCCCAAGGACATCAAGTTCCGCACCGTTATCGAGCCGCTGCGCAGCCTGTTTAAAGACGAGGTGCGCGCGCTGGGGTTGGAGCTGGGGATCGATGAAAAAGCGGTCTGGCGTCAGCCCTTCCCAGGGCCAGGGCTTGCGATCCGCATCCTTGGCGATATCACGCAGGAAAAGCTGGATATCCTGCGCCACAGCGATGCGATTTTGCGCGAAGAGATCGCCCTGGCAGGGCTGGACCGAGAGATCTGGCAGTACTTTACCGTATTTACCGGCATGCGTACCGTGGGCGTAATGGGCGATGGACGCACCTACGATTATATCATCGGCGTGCGCGCCGTGACCTCGTCGGATGCCATGACCGTGGAGTTTGCCGAAATTCCCTACCCCGTGATGCGCAGGATCTCCAACCGCATCATCAACGAGGTCTCCCACGTCAACCGCGTGGTGTACGACATCACCTCAAAACCCCCGGGCACGATTGAGTGGGAGTGA